The proteins below come from a single Sorghum bicolor cultivar BTx623 chromosome 4, Sorghum_bicolor_NCBIv3, whole genome shotgun sequence genomic window:
- the LOC8066221 gene encoding annexin D7 translates to MATLTVPSSVPAVAEDAEQLHKAFEGWGTNEKLIISILAHRNAAQRRAIRRAYAEAYGKELLRALGDEIHGKFERTVILWTLDPAERDAVLANEEAKKWHPGGRALVEIACARTPAQLFAAKQAYHDRFKRSLEEDVAAHVTGDFRKLLVPLVSAYRYDGPEVNTSLAHSEAKILHEKIDKKAYSDEEIIRILTTRSKAQLLATFNNYKDQFGHAINKDLKADPKDEFLSTLRAIIRCFTCPDRYFEKVIRLALGGVGTDEDALTRVITTRAEVDLKLIGEAYQKRNSVPLDRAVAKDTTRDYEDILLALLGAE, encoded by the exons ATGGCGACCCTCACCGTCCCCTCCTCCGTCCCGGCCGTCGCCGAGGACGCCGAGCAGCTCCACAAGGCCTTCGAAG GTTGGGGCACCAACGAGAAGCTGATCATCTCCATCCTGGCCCACCGCAACGCGGCGCAGCGCCGCGCGATCCGCCGCGCGTACGCCGAGGCGTACGGGAAGGAGCTGCTCCGCGCCCTCGGCGACGAGATCCACGGCAAGTTCGAG AGAACGGTGATCCTGTGGACGCTGGACCCCGCGGAGAGGGACGCGGTGCTGGCGAACGAGGAGGCGAAGAAATGGCACCCCGGCGGCCGCGCGCTGGTGGAGATCGCGTGCGCGCGCACCCCCGCGCAGCTCTTCGCGGCCAAGCAGGCGTACCACGACCGCTTCAAGCGCTCGCTCGAGGAGGACGTCGCGGCGCACGTCACCGGCGACTTCCGCAAG CTGTTGGTGCCTCTTGTAAGTGCATACCGCTATGATGGCCCAGAGGTGAACACGTCTTTGGCCCATTCTGAAGCCAAAATTCTTCATGAGAAGATCGATAAAAAGGCTTACAGTGACGAGGAGATCATCAGGATTCTCACCACACGGAGCAAAGCTCAGCTACTTGCAACATTCAATAACTACAAGGATCAGTTTGGTCATGCAATCAACAAG GATCTGAAAGCTGACCCCAAGGATGAGTTCCTTTCAACACTGCGAGCGATCATCCGGTGCTTCACCTGCCCTGACAGATACTTCGAGAAAGTCATTCGACTGGCTCTTGGAGGCGTGGGCACAGATGAGGATGCTCTCACCAGGGTCATAACTACTCGCGCCGAGGTCGACCTGAAGCTAATAGGGGAAGCTTACCAGAAGAGGAACAGTGTGCCGCTGGACCGTGCTGTTGCTAAAGATACAACTAGAGATTATGAGGATATTCTCCTTGCCCTCCTAGGGGCGGAGTGA
- the LOC8075693 gene encoding uncharacterized protein LOC8075693, translating into MYSFEQDHTAAARTTTATFDTSYQPCAAGRSLQLSAHRPAGGQQQVLRTAAVSGSGSMSAAAAAAVQPRRATCKSSKKHAAAAASRRSSTTVVATDVNNFRAMVQELTGFPPAAIFRPLPRRVHAASPFVAVSAASGQGCAGREQHGHASWEATNSSSTTAGGGSSSPDDAPAVPPVMLAAQQPQFAPLGVFDGLSDLGSPEFDSWGDLSID; encoded by the coding sequence ATGTACTCCTTCGAGCAAGACCACACGGCGGCAGCGCGTACTACGACCGCCACGTTCGACACGAGCTACCAGCCCTGCGCCGCTGGCCGCTCGCTCCAGCTCTCCGCCCATCGTCCGGCCGGCGGCCAGCAGCAAGTCCTCCGGACCGCCGCCGTGTCCGGGTCCGGGTCCAtgtccgcggccgcggccgccgccgtgcAGCCGCGGCGCGCCACATGCAAGAGCAGCAAGAagcacgcggcggcggcggcgtcgcgcCGCTCCTCGACCACCGTGGTCGCGACCGACGTGAACAACTTCCGGGCCATGGTGCAGGAGCTCACTGGCTTCCCGCCCGCCGCCATCTTCCGGCCGCTGCCGCGGAGGGTGCACGCGGCGAGCCCCTTCGTCGCCGTCTCCGCCGCCTCGGGGCAAGGATGTGCCGGCCGGGAACAGCATGGGCACGCAAGTTGGGAGGCGACAAACAGTAGTAGTACTActgccggcggcggcagcagcagccccGACGACGCTCCGGCCGTGCCGCCTGTGATGCTGGCGGCGCAGCAGCCGCAGTTCGCGCCACTGGGTGTGTTTGACGGCCTTTCCGACCtcggctcgccggagttcgacTCGTGGGGAGATTTGTCCATCGATTAA
- the LOC8066406 gene encoding inactive TPR repeat-containing thioredoxin TTL3 produces MQFKNRVLPTFPPPSSLVANQEEPTASSTPPGSACLSIFGTAPIIPSAFPARTTARRSTPRGRAATSVATVMVAMTEPRDPPPPTGCAMFGIYSGMFRRRRSASMTSLHRINGASSPAEAEAAAPANPAHHRKPGVLHDSSSLVRRPNAMPVPAPAQNGAVSRAAPPAANDRSRPATKVANGGVGGPRPAVEPAAEYTGMAAELDKMILDHQRVKGTTQLVRATSGNMMLHRNLGNLNAGGGAPARNSVERGAKAANERKAPNGYAFSGMGNIVKEPRPAAGGSELCRALSHRTDPEKLKEMGNEEYRQGHYTEAVALYDQAIMMDARRPAYWSNKAAALAALGRLIEAVGDCKEAVRIDPAYDRAHHRLGGLYLRLGEPDKAIYHLKQSCNESAGADVARAQSVKSRIAKSSDARRLKNWITVLQEAQAAVSDGADCAPQVMALQAEALLRLQRHDDADSLLSSAAAPRFGVDESTKFFGTFGHAYFLIVRAQVDMAAGRFEDAVATAQTAFQLDPSNREVTVVQRRAKAAAAARLRGNDLFKAAKFVEACAAYGEGLDREPSNAVLLCNRAACHAKLGRHEKAVEDCSAALAVRPSYSKARLRRADCNVKLERWEASLRDYQVLIQELPENEDVKKSLSEVEAKLKSQRNGGAAARSQH; encoded by the exons ATGCAGTTTAAAAACCGCGTGCTCCCCACATTCCCACCCCCGTCGTCGTTGGTTGCCAACCAGGAGGAGCCAACGGCCAGCAGCACACCTCCTGGCTCTGCCTGCCTCTCCATCTTTGGCACTGCCCCCATCATCCCCTCTGCCTTCCCCGCGCGCACGACCGCACGACGCAGCACTCCGCGGGGCCGCGCGGCCACGAGCGTCGCCACGGTCATGGTCGCCATGACGGAGCCGCGcgacccgccgccgccgaccggCTGCGCCATGTTCGGCATCTACAGCGGCATGTTCCGCCGCCGCCGATCCGCATCCATGACCTCCCTCCACCGGATCAACGGGGCATCCTCGCCCGCCGAGGCCGAGGCCGCGGCGCCGGCGAACCCGGCGCATCATCGGAAGCCCGGCGTGCTCCACGACTCCTCCTCCCTCGTGCGCCGCCCCAACGCCATGCCCgtgccggcgccggcgcagAACGGCGCCGTCTCCCGCGCCGCGCCACCGGCGGCGAACGATAGGAGTAGGCCGGCCACCAAGGTGGCGaacggcggcgtcggcggcccGAGACCCGCCGTGGAGCCGGCGGCGGAGTACACCGGCATGGCCGCGGAGCTGGACAAGATGATCCTCGACCACCAGAGGGTCAAGGGCACCACGCAGCTGGTGCGCGCCACGTCCGGCAACATGATGCTGCACCGCAACCTCGGCAACCTCAACGCGGGGGGCGGCGCGCCGGCGCGCAACTCCGTGGAGCGCGGCGCCAAGGCGGCGAACGAGCGGAAGGCCCCCAACGGGTACGCGTTCTCGGGAATGGGGAACATCGTCAAGGAGCCCAGGCCGGCGGCGGGGGGCAGCGAGCTGTGCCGGGCGCTGTCGCACCGCACGGATCCCGAGAAGCTCAAGGAGATGGGCAACGAGGAGTACCGGCAGGGGCATTACACGGAGGCGGTGGCGCTCTACGACCAGGCCATCATGATGGACGCCAGGCGGCCGGCGTACTGGAGCAACAAGGCGGCCGCGCTCGCCGCGCTCGGACGGCTCATCGAGGCCGTCGGCGACTGCAAGGAGGCCGTGCGGATCGACCCTGCGTACGATCGCGCTCACCACCGGCTTGGCGGCTTGTACCTCAG ATTAGGAGAACCTGACAAAGCCATCTACCACTTGAAGCAATCTTGCAATGAATCCGCGGGCGCAGACGTTGCTCGTGCGCAGTCGGTGAAGAGCCGCATCGCCAAGAGCAGCGACGCGCGCAGGCTCAAGAACTGGATCACGGTGCTCCAGGAAGCGCAGGCCGCCGTGTCCGACGGCGCCGACTGCGCTCCACAG GTGATGGCGTTGCAAGCCGAGGCGTTGCTGAGGCTGCAGCGGCACGACGACGCGGACTCGCTTctcagcagcgccgccgcgccaAGGTTCGGCGTCGACGAGTCGACCAAGTTCTTCGGCACCTTCGGCCACGCCTACTTCCTCATCGTGCGAGCTCAGGTCGACATGGCTGCTGGAAG GTTCGAGGACGCGGTGGCGACGGCGCAGACGGCGTTTCAGCTGGACCCGAGCAACCGGGAGGTGACGGTCGTGCAGAGGAGGGCcaaggcggcggccgcggcgcggcTGCGTGGCAACGACCTCTTCAAGGCCGCCAAGTTCGTGGAGGCGTGCGCCGCCTACGGCGAGGGCCTCGACAGGGAGCCCAGCAACGCCGTGCTGCTCTGCAACCGCGCCGCGTGCCACGCCAAGCTCGGGCGGCACGAGAAGGCCGTCGAGGACTGCAGCGCCGCGCTCGCCGTGCGCCCCTCGTACAGCAAGGCGCGGCTCAGGAGGGCGGACTGCAACGTCAAG CTGGAGAGGTGGGAAGCGTCCTTGAGAGACTACCAGGTGCTGATCCAAGAACTGCCGGAGAACGAGGACGTGAAGAAGTCTCTTTCTGAGGTCGAAGCCAAGCTCAAGAGCCAAAGGAATGGCGGCGCAGCAGCCAGATCTCAGCACTGA
- the LOC8075694 gene encoding uncharacterized protein LOC8075694, with protein MLHRRSRTLGGSADRAAARRAVATMKGGRGSNGAVTDLLVCFPSRAHLALMPPKAICSPSRPSASEPVVKRRHSTSRAGPMPPSGLYKSATARNPSRRGAGDVPVDDEPTSPKVTCVGQIKARPAKPKGPGGGSGGGGGGGGKKTKKATWLQALGIKKDAMALLDALHGAFRFNVAGCFGSFPGAVGVGYTSGEDEDEDEDDAPRTEKETEHGAALARWFMVLEEGKKVSAKKLQGQDPEQSQEDDKEEEAVPPANALMLMRCRSAPAKGLARRLEAEECEDVKSAKKTPEEEKEKESLVLMTYSPDFFKVSLDIAKETWIVGGDDAVLRCRSWKR; from the coding sequence ATGCTTCACAGGAGGAGCCGCACGCTGGGAGGGAGCGCCGATCGAGCTGCTGCGCGCCGAGCTGTCGCGACGATGAAGGGCGGGAGGGGCAGCAATGGCGCGGTCACGGACCTGCTCGTCTGCTTCCCGTCGCGGGCGCACCTCGCGCTCATGCCGCCCAAGGCCATCTGCAGCCCGTCGCGGCCGTCCGCGTCCGAGCCGGTGGTGAAGCGCCGCCACAGCACCAGCCGGGCGGGGCCGATGCCGCCCAGCGGGCTCTACAAGTCGGCCACGGCCAGGAACCCGAGCCGGCGCGGCGCGGGAGATGTCCCCGTGGACGACGAGCCGACGTCGCCCAAGGTGACGTGCGTGGGGCAGATCAAGGCACGCCCGGCCAAGCCCAAGGGCCCCGGCGGCGgaagcggtggcggtggcggtggcggtgggaaGAAGACCAAGAAGGCCACGTGGCTGCAGGCTCTGGGGATCAAGAAGGACGCCATGGCGCTCTTGGACGCCCTGCACGGCGCTTTCAGGTTCAACGTCGCCGGCTGCTTCGGCAGCTTCCCCGGCGCCGTGGGCGTGGGGTACACTTCCggggaggacgaggacgaggatgaAGACGATGCGCCGCGCACCGAGAAGGAAACAGAGCACGGCGCGGCGTTGGCCCGGTGGTTCATGGTGTTGGAGGAAGGCAAGAAAGTGTCTGCCAAGAAGCTGCAGGGACAAGACCCGGAACAGAGCCAGGAGGACGACAAGGAGGAAGAAGCGGTCCCGCCGGCGAACGCGCTGATGCTGATGCGGTGCCGGTCGGCGCCGGCAAAGGGATTAGCGAGGAGGCTAGAGGCAGAGGAGTGCGAGGATGTGAAGAGCGCCAAGAAGACTCCAGAGgaagagaaggagaaggagagccTTGTGCTCATGACATACTCGCCGGACTTCTTCAAGGTATCCCTTGACATTGCCAAGGAGACTTGGATCGTCGGCGGTGATGACGCAGTCCTGCGCTGCCGGAGCTGGAAGCGATGA